One Flagellimonas sp. CMM7 genomic region harbors:
- a CDS encoding RagB/SusD family nutrient uptake outer membrane protein — MKNINKIFIAITVFFVIVSCDKEFIDPINISDPEVEGSVENLIKLINGVQQRYSTDRAGAIYTTVTASGLTADELRLINPGNLAEAELINGGNEISINNGILRSLWGELMLVRRESLTVFENADTAAADEAEANSLKAYALFYEALANGTLIQFFEQVPLITEQEAQFNSRAEVLADAISDLTTALGYAQSGISSSVSSSVFQSVDLENSIQALLARYNLMAGNYPAAVTAANAVNLSVQSTWSYDAAVPNPISETYGTNNVVEAKNDEFGLPDTLLPDPTDGRLDFYVTIANDPSTNEDAFFSVGFFDDNLDDIPVYLPGEMLLIEAEALARQDQVPQAITVLNEVLTKTAAGDAFGLGANLPEYSGAATQEAVLEEIYRNRRIELFMSGMSLEDSRRFNRPGPNDANAERNRNFYPYPDTERDNNPNTPADPSI; from the coding sequence ATGAAAAATATCAATAAAATATTTATAGCTATTACCGTATTCTTTGTCATTGTATCTTGTGACAAAGAGTTCATCGACCCAATAAACATTTCCGACCCAGAAGTTGAAGGAAGTGTTGAAAACCTTATCAAATTAATTAATGGAGTTCAGCAACGTTACAGTACTGATCGTGCAGGGGCAATTTATACCACAGTTACTGCATCTGGCTTAACCGCGGATGAATTGAGACTGATTAATCCTGGAAACTTAGCAGAAGCTGAACTAATCAATGGAGGTAATGAAATTTCTATTAACAACGGTATCCTAAGAAGTCTGTGGGGCGAGCTCATGCTGGTTCGTAGAGAATCTTTGACCGTGTTCGAAAATGCAGATACTGCCGCCGCAGATGAAGCTGAAGCCAATAGTTTAAAAGCTTATGCCCTATTCTATGAAGCATTGGCCAATGGCACGCTCATCCAGTTTTTTGAACAAGTACCTTTGATTACGGAGCAGGAAGCGCAATTTAATTCACGAGCAGAGGTTTTAGCCGATGCAATCAGTGATTTAACAACAGCTTTAGGGTATGCACAAAGCGGTATCTCTTCTTCAGTATCATCAAGTGTTTTCCAGTCTGTGGACTTAGAAAATTCCATTCAAGCACTATTGGCTAGATATAACCTTATGGCTGGTAACTATCCCGCTGCTGTTACAGCTGCCAATGCTGTGAATTTATCGGTTCAATCTACTTGGTCCTATGATGCTGCAGTGCCCAACCCAATTTCGGAAACATATGGCACCAACAATGTTGTTGAAGCCAAGAACGATGAATTTGGATTACCAGATACATTGTTGCCGGATCCAACGGATGGGCGTTTAGATTTTTACGTTACAATAGCCAATGATCCTTCAACAAATGAAGATGCGTTTTTCTCTGTTGGTTTTTTTGATGATAATCTAGATGACATCCCAGTATACTTGCCAGGAGAAATGTTACTCATTGAAGCTGAAGCTTTGGCAAGACAGGATCAAGTACCTCAAGCCATAACAGTATTGAATGAAGTGCTTACCAAAACTGCAGCAGGAGATGCATTTGGATTGGGAGCCAATTTACCTGAATATTCAGGTGCGGCAACCCAAGAAGCAGTTTTAGAAGAGATCTATAGAAACAGACGTATTGAATTATTTATGAGCGGTATGTCTTTGGAAGATAGTAGAAGATTTAATAGACCAGGTCCAAATGATGCAAATGCAGAACGGAACAGGAATTTCTATCCTTATCCAGATACAGAAAGAGATAATAATCCAAATACCCCTGCAGATCCATCAATATAA
- a CDS encoding DeoR/GlpR family DNA-binding transcription regulator, which produces MLKEERHQVILNEVRIHNKVLLNDIAELVKVSPDTVRRDIKELHDSNKLKRVHGGAISLGFNHYNYASREIYSLEKKSKIAEKAVSLLKEGQVVLLSGGTTNLEIARLIPPYLKITCFTPSLPIAVQLLPKLNIEIIFVGGKINKDSQITIGGGPIGVLSEIKADICFLGVNSIHPNDGVTEFDWEIVQVKKAMINASKKVVVPSIYEKIDSVQRYKICNMDAVDLLITELDKTDPLLKPYGKNTDLM; this is translated from the coding sequence ATGCTGAAGGAAGAACGCCATCAGGTTATATTGAACGAAGTACGGATACACAATAAAGTTCTATTGAATGATATTGCCGAGTTAGTTAAGGTCTCTCCAGATACGGTCAGGAGAGATATAAAGGAGCTACATGATAGCAATAAGCTTAAGCGTGTACATGGTGGGGCAATTTCACTGGGATTCAATCATTACAATTATGCCAGTCGAGAAATTTACTCCCTTGAGAAAAAATCAAAAATTGCAGAAAAGGCGGTTTCATTACTCAAAGAAGGGCAGGTAGTCTTATTGAGTGGTGGAACAACAAACCTTGAAATAGCAAGGTTGATTCCACCTTATCTTAAAATAACATGTTTTACTCCAAGTTTACCCATAGCTGTTCAGTTGTTACCTAAACTAAATATTGAAATAATTTTTGTTGGAGGAAAGATTAATAAGGATTCGCAGATTACTATTGGTGGCGGACCCATTGGGGTTTTATCAGAGATAAAGGCAGATATTTGTTTTTTAGGAGTTAACAGCATACATCCAAATGATGGGGTAACCGAATTTGATTGGGAAATAGTTCAAGTTAAAAAGGCTATGATAAATGCATCAAAAAAAGTAGTTGTTCCCTCTATATATGAAAAAATTGATTCTGTTCAGCGATATAAGATTTGCAATATGGATGCTGTTGATTTATTGATAACCGAATTGGACAAAACGGACCCCTTATTGAAACCATATGGAAAAAATACAGATTTGATGTAA
- a CDS encoding GNAT family N-acetyltransferase codes for MQDMLVRLLDLPDSTKDEKYLWETENIIIKRPIAPEMSIVTNWVTSNFSVNWGDEVSVAFASLPVNCYIAQREQSILGFACFESTSKNFFGPTGVLESERGKKIGKILLIKSLNALKELGYAYAIIGGVGPAEYYEKVVGAKVIEESEKSIYQNLLKHPK; via the coding sequence ATGCAGGACATGCTTGTAAGACTTCTTGATTTACCCGATTCCACCAAGGATGAAAAGTATCTTTGGGAAACTGAAAATATCATAATCAAAAGACCTATTGCACCCGAAATGAGTATCGTAACCAATTGGGTCACATCTAATTTCAGTGTAAACTGGGGAGATGAAGTCAGTGTTGCTTTCGCGTCACTTCCCGTTAATTGTTATATAGCACAACGAGAACAATCCATTTTAGGGTTTGCTTGTTTTGAAAGCACATCAAAGAACTTTTTTGGACCTACGGGAGTTTTAGAATCAGAAAGAGGAAAAAAAATTGGAAAAATACTTTTGATAAAATCACTTAATGCATTAAAAGAGCTTGGATACGCCTATGCTATTATAGGTGGGGTTGGTCCCGCTGAATATTATGAAAAAGTAGTAGGAGCAAAGGTCATTGAAGAATCTGAAAAAAGTATCTATCAAAATCTACTAAAACATCCTAAATGA
- a CDS encoding glycoside hydrolase family 10 protein, giving the protein MTKIQPQKEFRGVWIATVANIDWPKNANDNSEKQKRDFIEILDFYQELNFNAAIVQIRTAGDAFYKTEQAPWSKYLTGKEGEAPKEDFNSPLEWMITETHKRGMEFHAWLNPYRATFDLDTIALSEKHDFYKHPDWMLKYGKKYYYNPGLPEVQQKLTNVIEEVVANYNVDAIHFDDYFYPYKIKDEVFKDSIAFQTCGLQNQNIEDWRRSNVDSLVKNIHKVIKKSKPWVQFGISPFGVWKNKSTDANGSDTKAGQTTYEDLYADPLLWIQKGWLDYLVPQVYWSMDYPLASHQVITKWWATTTENTNLYIGNGTYKIKNNKDKAWNKKKEIPKQLSLARSQKEISGNVFFSAKSLLGKHDNVTKILKKKFYRFPSQNPSGITKTKRKVSVPKVESIQIVSNNLNTCISHSDSIPRFLNYYALNNKTPNQKLLIRKSYLSVSQNTICNQLQLTKKQLKKGIGITIIDAFGNESEVQVLKPESN; this is encoded by the coding sequence ATGACCAAAATTCAACCGCAAAAAGAGTTTAGAGGAGTTTGGATTGCAACAGTGGCAAACATTGACTGGCCTAAAAATGCAAATGACAATTCAGAAAAACAGAAAAGAGATTTTATAGAAATTCTAGATTTCTACCAAGAACTTAATTTTAATGCGGCTATAGTACAGATACGAACAGCGGGCGATGCATTTTACAAGACAGAGCAAGCTCCGTGGTCTAAATACTTGACTGGGAAAGAAGGAGAGGCACCAAAAGAAGATTTCAACAGTCCTTTAGAATGGATGATAACAGAGACCCATAAGCGTGGAATGGAATTTCATGCATGGCTCAATCCATATCGCGCCACTTTTGATTTGGATACAATAGCACTGTCTGAAAAACACGATTTCTACAAACATCCGGATTGGATGCTCAAATATGGCAAAAAATACTACTATAATCCCGGGTTACCAGAAGTGCAACAAAAACTGACCAATGTCATTGAGGAAGTGGTTGCAAACTACAATGTGGACGCCATTCATTTTGATGATTATTTTTACCCATACAAAATCAAAGATGAAGTATTTAAAGACAGTATCGCTTTTCAAACCTGCGGTTTACAGAATCAAAACATAGAAGATTGGCGACGAAGTAATGTGGATTCTTTGGTGAAAAATATACATAAAGTCATTAAAAAATCTAAACCGTGGGTTCAATTTGGCATTAGTCCCTTTGGAGTATGGAAAAACAAGAGTACCGATGCAAATGGTTCTGATACAAAAGCAGGGCAAACAACCTATGAGGACCTTTATGCGGATCCGTTACTTTGGATTCAAAAAGGTTGGTTAGATTATTTAGTCCCCCAAGTATATTGGAGTATGGATTATCCTCTTGCCTCTCATCAAGTTATTACCAAATGGTGGGCTACTACCACCGAAAACACCAATTTATACATAGGCAACGGGACTTACAAAATCAAGAACAACAAGGACAAGGCCTGGAACAAGAAAAAAGAAATCCCTAAACAGCTTTCGTTGGCCAGATCTCAAAAAGAAATATCGGGCAATGTTTTCTTCAGTGCAAAATCACTTTTGGGCAAACATGATAATGTCACCAAAATCTTAAAGAAAAAGTTCTATAGATTTCCTTCCCAAAACCCAAGTGGAATTACAAAAACAAAAAGGAAGGTGTCCGTTCCAAAAGTTGAATCGATCCAGATAGTAAGCAACAACCTGAACACTTGCATTTCACATTCGGATAGTATTCCAAGATTTTTGAATTATTACGCATTGAACAATAAAACACCAAACCAAAAACTGCTCATTAGAAAGAGTTATCTTTCCGTAAGCCAAAATACTATCTGTAACCAACTCCAATTGACAAAAAAGCAATTAAAAAAGGGAATTGGAATTACTATTATTGATGCCTTCGGAAATGAAAGCGAAGTACAGGTATTAAAACCAGAATCAAATTGA
- a CDS encoding SusC/RagA family TonB-linked outer membrane protein, with product MNGKKLRQILFLVCIAVSASAFSQNSGSFSGAVTDSRNGTPIPGVSVYIENTSYGTVTDFDGNYSFQADLQQADYILVASYLGYSTEKISVSYSGGDVTNNFAMSEDLLSLDEVVVTGSTVVQERKKLGNAVTTVKSVELLKADPINVTSAIQGKVPGAQITQNSGDPAGGFSIRLRGPSTISGSSEPLYIVDGVIASNLTTNVTNLNVSSGDASPGQNRMVDINPNDIQDINILNGSAAAAIYGSRASNGVVIITTKRGGNFVDGPEIFFKTSFNVNDLRKEVDMNLRGEQFGGEDVRLWPIFGRDAEGNTTPFANLLTNKVDVQRFDYQDLIFQTGLGTDNYLSIRDGNEKMGYAASVGYLSNEGIIRNTKYNRLSARLNFNHTVNDWLSYNVGLYFMNSTSDEKPDGNVFWSPINSVNITNNIYNASQRDASGNLQSVEPTRVNPLSIIEEFDITQDVTRFIPNLTVSLRPTDFLTIDQILGMDTYKQDGNISIPIYAYEPVNAAYFNNGYQGNAEATIFNWNYDVNATFDFDISDNINSQTIVGYNFQSSSLEYSGTQGRDLDASGTPTVPLQGQESDDRLEIFGGFVQETLSFSDRYFLTIAGRIDGATNFDPDKRTNFYPKISGSYVLSSEPFWENSGISNVINSARIRSSYGEAGNLTAVGPYARFGRYNPNEFQGTTSLSQSSALGNENLEVERLKEFEIGTDLSLFNNRASVLFTYYNQKISDLIVQRTLAPSEGGLSRFENVGSMKNDGLEIYLRVTPIKTDDLKWDLNFNFTRNRNEVTATTGGPISIATVSGAPPQVREGEALGVFYGTYFARNDDGSFLLTADGLPQQERGDALAGTPQRDANGQPTGDALRRVIGDPNPDYLLGIGTDVQYKQFSFSMLWESVQGFDVFDADKRTRQGVGVGRLAEQELSGELPRGYISSIYPIQEFRMEDGSFVKLREVSLGYTFPELFKGVKNFTVALKGRNLISIDNFFSYDPETNAGGQSNLLRAVNFGNVPIPRTFILSLSANF from the coding sequence ATGAATGGAAAAAAATTGCGCCAAATACTGTTTTTGGTGTGCATAGCCGTCAGTGCCAGTGCATTTTCCCAAAATTCAGGCTCCTTCTCCGGAGCAGTGACAGATAGTAGAAACGGAACGCCCATACCTGGTGTTTCTGTTTATATTGAGAACACTTCTTATGGAACTGTAACCGATTTTGATGGTAACTACAGCTTTCAAGCTGACTTGCAGCAGGCAGACTACATACTTGTTGCCAGTTACTTAGGGTATTCAACAGAAAAAATAAGTGTAAGTTATTCTGGTGGCGATGTAACCAACAACTTTGCAATGTCAGAAGATCTTCTAAGTCTTGATGAGGTTGTTGTAACAGGCTCCACCGTGGTACAAGAACGAAAAAAATTAGGTAACGCCGTTACCACTGTAAAAAGTGTAGAACTTTTAAAAGCAGACCCTATAAATGTTACATCTGCAATTCAAGGTAAGGTTCCAGGTGCTCAAATAACCCAAAACTCGGGTGATCCCGCAGGTGGATTTTCAATAAGACTAAGAGGTCCAAGTACCATAAGTGGTTCTTCAGAACCTTTATATATAGTTGATGGGGTTATTGCCAGTAACTTAACAACTAATGTAACCAACCTAAATGTTAGCTCTGGAGATGCCAGTCCAGGTCAAAACAGAATGGTAGACATTAATCCGAACGATATCCAAGACATCAACATTTTAAATGGATCAGCTGCAGCTGCAATTTATGGCTCGCGTGCTTCCAATGGTGTAGTGATCATTACCACTAAAAGAGGTGGTAATTTTGTTGACGGTCCAGAAATTTTCTTTAAAACTTCATTCAACGTAAATGACTTAAGAAAGGAAGTAGATATGAATTTAAGGGGTGAACAATTTGGTGGCGAAGATGTAAGATTGTGGCCCATATTTGGTAGAGATGCTGAAGGAAACACAACACCTTTCGCTAATCTTTTGACCAATAAGGTAGATGTACAGCGTTTTGATTATCAAGATTTAATATTCCAAACGGGACTCGGAACGGACAACTATTTGTCCATTAGGGATGGAAATGAAAAAATGGGCTATGCAGCTTCCGTTGGATATTTGTCCAATGAAGGCATCATTAGAAACACTAAATACAATAGACTTTCCGCAAGGTTGAATTTTAACCATACCGTTAACGATTGGTTATCATACAACGTAGGGCTTTACTTTATGAACAGTACTTCTGATGAAAAGCCAGATGGAAATGTTTTTTGGAGTCCGATCAATTCCGTGAACATTACCAACAATATCTACAATGCTTCTCAAAGGGATGCAAGTGGGAACCTGCAAAGTGTAGAACCCACCAGAGTAAACCCTTTATCCATAATAGAAGAGTTTGACATTACCCAAGATGTCACCAGGTTCATTCCCAACCTAACAGTGTCTTTGAGACCAACTGATTTTTTAACTATAGATCAAATTTTAGGTATGGACACTTATAAGCAGGATGGAAACATTTCAATTCCTATATATGCTTATGAGCCTGTTAACGCTGCATATTTCAACAATGGTTATCAAGGTAATGCGGAAGCAACTATTTTTAACTGGAATTATGATGTGAACGCTACATTTGATTTTGATATTTCAGATAATATCAACTCTCAAACCATAGTTGGCTATAATTTTCAATCTAGTAGTTTAGAGTACTCTGGAACTCAGGGTCGAGATTTAGATGCAAGTGGGACTCCCACCGTTCCTTTACAAGGGCAAGAAAGCGATGATAGATTAGAGATTTTTGGAGGTTTTGTTCAAGAGACCCTGTCTTTTAGTGATAGATACTTTCTAACCATTGCAGGTAGAATTGATGGAGCTACAAACTTTGACCCAGACAAAAGAACAAACTTTTATCCTAAAATATCAGGTTCGTATGTGTTATCAAGTGAACCTTTTTGGGAGAATTCAGGTATATCCAATGTTATAAATTCCGCCAGAATACGTTCATCTTATGGTGAAGCAGGAAACCTTACAGCAGTAGGTCCTTATGCAAGGTTTGGAAGATACAATCCAAACGAGTTTCAAGGAACCACTTCATTAAGCCAGTCCAGTGCTCTAGGTAATGAAAATTTAGAAGTAGAGCGATTAAAGGAATTTGAAATAGGTACAGATTTAAGCTTATTTAACAATAGAGCATCTGTTTTGTTCACATATTACAATCAGAAAATATCAGACTTGATTGTTCAGCGTACGTTGGCTCCTTCTGAAGGAGGTCTTTCTCGATTTGAGAATGTGGGCAGTATGAAAAACGATGGTTTAGAAATCTACTTGAGAGTTACTCCTATAAAAACTGATGATTTAAAATGGGATTTGAACTTTAATTTTACTAGAAATAGAAATGAGGTAACTGCAACTACAGGTGGCCCCATATCTATAGCCACTGTAAGTGGAGCTCCGCCACAGGTTAGGGAAGGTGAAGCCTTGGGTGTCTTTTATGGAACCTATTTTGCTAGAAACGATGATGGTAGCTTTCTATTGACTGCAGATGGCTTACCTCAACAAGAAAGAGGGGACGCTTTGGCAGGAACTCCTCAAAGAGATGCAAATGGACAACCAACAGGTGATGCATTAAGAAGAGTTATCGGTGATCCAAATCCAGATTATCTCCTTGGTATAGGAACAGATGTACAATACAAACAATTTTCATTTTCTATGCTGTGGGAATCAGTTCAAGGTTTTGATGTCTTTGATGCCGATAAACGAACAAGGCAAGGAGTTGGTGTAGGAAGGTTGGCAGAACAAGAATTATCTGGTGAACTTCCAAGAGGTTATATCTCTTCAATATATCCAATTCAAGAATTTAGAATGGAGGATGGTTCATTTGTAAAATTGCGTGAGGTTTCATTAGGTTATACATTTCCTGAACTTTTTAAGGGGGTAAAAAACTTTACCGTCGCCTTAAAAGGAAGAAATTTGATTTCTATCGATAACTTTTTCAGTTATGACCCAGAAACAAATGCTGGTGGACAATCAAACTTGTTACGTGCTGTGAATTTTGGTAATGTACCAATTCCAAGAACTTTTATTCTATCACTAAGTGCAAATTTCTAA
- a CDS encoding MFS transporter yields MSTVEKDKGAWAWIPLLYFTQGIPYILVVTVSVIMYKRLGIGNAEIGLYTSWLYLPWVIKPLWSPLVDLNGTKRKWFLGMQFIVALSFLGIGLFLPSNSFFIITLAFFWMAAFASATNDIASDGYYMIGLTQKKQSFFIGLRSTFYRLAMVTGQGLLVIFAGFLEHEYGDNAKAWSITMICAAILMMVLTISNFLVAPKFEASQNKTTEKPAGFLEVFSSFFKKNQIWVAILFILTYRLGESQLVKMASPFLLDTLELGGLEYSTEAVGTIYGTVGVIMLSIGGIVGGILISRDGLKKWMFPMLLALNLPNALYAILAFTQTTSLFAVVGTVVVEQFGYGFGFAAFLIYLIYVAEGISKTSHYAIATGFMALGMMIPGMLSGYIQEWLGYDGFFLWVVVAALPAFLVLRYLKYPEDYGKKTNVNDA; encoded by the coding sequence ATGAGCACTGTAGAAAAAGACAAAGGCGCATGGGCATGGATACCATTGCTTTATTTTACACAAGGCATTCCCTATATTTTAGTGGTTACTGTTTCTGTTATTATGTACAAGCGTTTAGGAATTGGTAATGCCGAAATAGGGTTGTATACCAGTTGGCTGTACTTACCTTGGGTAATAAAACCGCTATGGAGCCCATTGGTAGACCTAAATGGAACCAAAAGAAAATGGTTTCTGGGTATGCAATTTATCGTTGCTTTGTCCTTTTTGGGAATTGGTCTATTTCTTCCCTCCAATTCCTTCTTTATTATAACGCTTGCATTCTTTTGGATGGCTGCTTTTGCATCTGCAACTAATGATATTGCTTCAGATGGTTACTATATGATTGGTTTAACTCAAAAGAAACAATCATTTTTTATAGGATTACGAAGCACATTTTATCGTCTGGCCATGGTAACAGGACAAGGTTTACTGGTCATATTTGCTGGTTTTCTTGAGCATGAATATGGTGACAATGCAAAGGCTTGGTCAATAACGATGATCTGTGCCGCAATTTTAATGATGGTTTTGACTATTTCCAACTTTTTGGTTGCCCCAAAATTTGAAGCATCACAAAATAAAACAACAGAAAAACCAGCTGGTTTTTTAGAGGTCTTTTCCAGTTTTTTTAAAAAGAACCAAATATGGGTGGCCATATTATTTATACTTACTTACCGATTAGGCGAATCCCAATTGGTTAAAATGGCCTCACCGTTTCTACTGGACACCTTAGAATTAGGTGGTTTGGAATATTCTACCGAAGCTGTAGGTACCATTTACGGCACTGTGGGCGTTATAATGCTTTCCATAGGCGGAATTGTGGGCGGTATTCTAATTTCACGAGATGGGTTAAAAAAATGGATGTTTCCAATGCTGTTAGCATTAAACCTACCCAATGCACTCTATGCCATTCTTGCCTTTACGCAAACTACAAGTTTGTTTGCTGTTGTAGGCACCGTAGTTGTTGAACAGTTTGGCTATGGATTTGGATTTGCCGCCTTTCTTATTTATCTAATCTATGTTGCCGAAGGAATCTCTAAAACCTCGCACTACGCCATAGCCACAGGATTTATGGCTCTGGGAATGATGATTCCGGGGATGCTGAGTGGTTATATTCAAGAATGGCTTGGATATGATGGATTCTTTCTTTGGGTGGTTGTTGCAGCATTACCAGCGTTTCTAGTACTTAGGTATTTGAAATACCCAGAGGACTATGGTAAAAAAACTAATGTAAACGATGCATAA